Genomic window (Candidatus Thermoplasmatota archaeon):
ACCATCTTCACGATAGATTTGTTATTTTCCCATGAAATAAAACCAGTGTCGCTGGGTTGGCCACCACCCTCAGGGTAAAACGCTGATTTGTCCAAACAAATATAATCATTTTTGTTTTTTGTAACTAGGGCATCAAACTCACGGATGTAGTTACCATCTATATCCTTCATATACAGCATTTCAGTCATAAACACATAAACTCCAATACAGTGATACCTATAATATCTCTTTTAAATCACTAAACTCCTTGTCTTTTTTACACTCCTCAATCTTGTGATCAATCAATCTAATTTTCTTGAAACTCCTAAAAACCATGTATATGCCAAGAAAAGATAAAAATAAAACAAAACCAACTAGCGGAATAAGAAAATACAGAATTGTAACAGGATCATAATAACTTGAGGTGGCAACTAAGACAGTGAAAACAGATAAAGGTAAAGTGAAGATAGCTATAGCGGTACGTAACATAGATAGAGAAGTACGTTTCTCAGCAAGAAGAAGCCTTATCTTATCCTCAATTTTTAGTGTAGTCAATAAAATCACCAAATAATTGTTAATAAACTACGGATATAAAAAGACTTATTCAAGTTTCTTTTTTGTAGTTAACTAAAACCAAACCAAATATGATAAAGAAACTCCCGATAATAAACAAAAATGTAATCATTTCATCCAATAGAAAGTAGCTGAATAATGTCGAAAGAATAGGTATAGCGTATAGATATACACCAACCTCAGATGCAGTCTTATGTTCAA
Coding sequences:
- a CDS encoding EamA family transporter, producing SFLNQVANLSFNVLGAVLFLGICSTVFGYTIWYIVLEHKTASEVGVYLYAIPILSTLFSYFLLDEMITFLFIIGSFFIIFGLVLVNYKKET